Proteins encoded within one genomic window of Trichoderma asperellum chromosome 2, complete sequence:
- a CDS encoding uncharacterized protein (EggNog:ENOG41) codes for MSRKRSASVISVDSDTKRPKHATQEDEPSSGQQLGTTQNRTERDASSEWAGEESFSAVPSLSPTLHHIARCGIQRSIAVVLAHNGFQSASPEALESFTGAVEMYLSSVIEEVKRFAISSRREAPIPSDFELMLRHHNLTLSSLKPHIKGRLSNQDTTDRSENLITIDDTFNSLPLLGDELSGQPDKESKTFIPSSFPGFPSTHTYKFTPQEDRRTRDSKQIREDAAKSAQLGEDALRRLVRASKMRKQKEVKSLVERDSQGKERFRLWESTMKRFMGGDRFRDHADKVEIADHSMLVNADTKFSRREVSRLGKKPNVL; via the exons ATGTCGCGCAAGCGTAGCGCATCCGTCATTTCCGTTGATTCGGATACAAAACGGCCCAAGCATGCGACCCAAGAAGACGAGCCTTCCAGCGGACAGCAACTTGGAACGACCCAAAACCGAACAGAGCGGGATGCTTCTTCAGAATGGGCAGGCGAAGAGTCTTTTTCAGCAGTGCCTTCTCTATCTCCAACCCTACATCACATTGCCCGCTGCGGTATTCAGCGTTCTATTGCCGTGGTCCTGGCGCATAATGGATTTCAGTCAGCCAGTCCCGAGGCCCTTGAGAGCTTCACAGGAGCGGTCGAGATGT ATTTGAGTTCCGTTATCGAGGAAGTCAAGCGGTTCGCAATATCATCGCGGCGCGAAGCTCCCATCCCGTCCGACTTTGAACTCATGCTCAGGCACCATAATTTAACACTTTCATCTCTGAAACCGCACATCAAGGGCCGACTTAGCAATCAAGATACGACTGATCGCAGTGAAAACCTCATCACCATCGATGACACATTCAACTCACTGCCGCTCCTTGGCGACGAGCTCAGCGGCCAACCAGACAAAGAGAGCAAGACCTTTATACCATCCTCTTTTCCCGGTTTTCCGAGCACACACACCTACAAGTTTACACCGCAAGAAGATAGAAGGACGCGCGATTCCAAACAGATTAGAGAAGACGCGGCTAAGAGTGCGCAGCTTGGCGAAGATGCATTGCGCAGACTGGTTCGGGCTTCGAAAATGCGCAAACAAAAAGAAGTCAAGTCATTGGTCGAGCGTGATAGTCAGGGCAAAGAGCGTTTTCGATTATGGGAGTCGACTATGAAGCGATTCATGGGGGGCGATCGTTTCAGAGACCACGCCGATAAAGTGGAAATCGCAGACCACAGCATGCTTGTGAATGCTGATACCAAATTCTCACGAAGAGAGGTATCTCGCCTAGGCAAGAAGCCCAATGTTTTATAA
- the CPC2 gene encoding 40S ribosomal protein RACK1 — MAEQLILKGTLEGHNGWVTSLATSMENPNMLLSGSRDKTLIIWNLTRDETQYGYPKRSLHGHSHIVSDCVISSDGAYALSASWDKTLRLWELATGTTTRRFVGHTNDVLSVSFSADNRQIVSGSRDRTIKLWNTLGDCKYTITDKGHTEWVSCVRFSPNPQNPVIVSSGWDKLVKVWELSTCKLQTDHIGHTGYINTVTISPDGSLCASGGKDGTTMLWDLNESKHLYSLNANDEIHALVFSPNRYWLCAATASSIIIFDLEKKSKVDELKPEFTSVGKKSREPECISLAWSADGQTLFAGYTDNIIRAWGVMSRA; from the exons ATGGCTGAACAACTGATCCTGAAGGGTACCCTCGAGGGCCAC AATGGCTGGGTTACCAGCTTGGCCACTTCAATGGAGAA CCCCAACATGCTCCTGTCTGGTAGCCGAGACAAGACCCTGATCATCTGGAACCTCACCCGCGACGAGACCCAGTACGGTTACCCCAAGAGATCTCTCCACGGCCACTCTCACATTGTGTCCGACTGT GTTATCTCCTCTGACGGCGCTTACGCCCTGTCTGCTTCATGGGACAAGACTCTCCGTCTGTGGGAGCTCGCTaccggcaccaccacccGAAGATTCGTCGGCCACACCAACGACGTTCTTTCCGTATCCTTCTCCGCCGACAACCGACAGATCGTCTCTGGCTCTCGTGACCGCACCATCAAGCTGTGGAACACCCTCGGTGACTGCAAGTACACCATCACCGACAAGGGCCACACTGAGTGGGTTTCTTGCGTCCGATTCAGCCCCAACCCTCAGAACCCCGTCATTGTCTCCTCCGGTTGGGACAAGCTGGTCAAG GTCTGGGAGCTCTCTACCTGCAAGCTGCAGACCGACCACATCGGCCACACCGGCTATATCAACACCGTCACCATCTCCCCTGATGGCTCTCTTTGCGCCTCTGGTGGCAAGGACGGTACCACCATGCTCTGGGACCTGAACGAATCCAAGCACCTGTACTCTCTCAACGCCAACGACGAGATCCACGCCCTCGTCTTCTCTCCTAACCGATACTGGCTctgcgccgccaccgccagcagcatcatcattttcgaccttgagaagaagagcaaggttGATGAGCTGAAGCCTGAGTTCACCTCCGTTGGCAAGAAGAGCCGGGAGCCCGAGTGTATCAGCTTGGCCTGGTCCGCTGATGGCCAAACTCTGTTCGCTGGTTACACTGACAACATCATCCGTGCTTGGGGCGTTATGTCCCGGGCATAA